The genomic window GGCATCCGGGAAACCTACCGCATCGATCAGTGCAAGCACTCTCTCTTTGGTGCATCCAAAGTCGCCGCTGACGTGATGGTCCAGGAATACGGCCGCTATTTTGGCATGCCCACCTGCGCACTCCGCGGCGGCTGCCTCACCGGCCCCAATCACAGCGGCGTAGAGTTGCACGGCTTCCTTAGCTACCTCATACGCTGCAATCTCGAAGGCAAAACCTACCGCGTGTTCGGCTACAAAGGCAAGCAGGTCCGCGACAACATCCACAGCCACGACGTCGTTGCCTTTATGGAGCACTTCATCGCCGCACCACGCCAGGGCGAGGTTTATAACATCGGCGGCGGTCGTGCCAATTCCATCTCCATCCTTGAAGCCTTTGACCTCATCGCAGCCATTTCCGGCAAGCCCATGAAGTATGAATACGTGGATCAAAACCGCCAGGGCGATCATATCTGCTACATCTCCAATCTCGAGAAGATGAAGGCCCACTATCCCGGCTGGGACATCACCAAAGACCTCCAGACTACCTTCCAGGAAATTTACCAATCCTGGCTTGCGCGCACTCAGGCATCCTAATTGTTCTCATTCCCTCTTACCGCACGCCTTCCCATGTCTGATCCCTCCACCCCCACGACTCCCGAAATCCCTGTTCTCTGGGGTATGGCTGCCATTGAGGGCATGCGCAAACGGATCCTTGAAAGTGCAGAAGCGCACGCCGCCGAACGCGATTACCACATCAGCCGCAACAAGTACTTCTACGACCTTGTTGGCAAGGAACTCAAGACACTCATCGGGGATGCTGGACGTCTGCTGTTTGTGCGCTGCCAGACCGGCAAGCTGCTGGAGTTTGTGCGTGCGGACTCGGTGCATGCAGTGGAAGTGAGCCCCCTGATGGCAGAACTCGCACGTCAGAAGCATCCGCATGCTGACATCCGTGTCATGGACCCCGAGAAGGAGCTTCCAGCGGGGCCATTTGACACCGTGCTCATTCAGGACACCACGGACATGGTCGATATCCAGGCAATGCTGGACCATGTCCGTGCAGCCTGTCTCCCGCACACGCGGGTCGTCATTCACACTTACAACCACCTTTGGGAGCCGCTGATCGGCATGGCCGAAAAGTCGCGCCTGAAGACCCCCAAGGTGGAACCGAACTGGCTCTCCGTTTCAGACTATGAAGGATTGCTGAGACTGTCCGGCTTCGAACTGCTACACGTCTCGCGCCGTGTGCTGATGCCCTTCAAAGTTCCTTTGCTCGGCCATCTGATCAACAAATTCATTTCCTGGATGCCGCTCATCGACCGGTTGAATCTCTGCCACTTTATCGTGGCCCGGCCAGATCCACAACCTCGCCCCCCCTCGGAATACAAGATCTCCGTCATCATCCCCTGCAAAGATGAAAAGGGCAACATACGCAGTGCCGTGGAGCGTATGCCCGAACTCGGCCGCGAGACCGAGATCATTTTCTGTGATGATAAATCCACCGATGGCACGCCTGATGAGGTGCGGCGCATGCAAGCCGAGTTTCCGCACAAAA from Prosthecobacter vanneervenii includes these protein-coding regions:
- a CDS encoding NAD-dependent epimerase/dehydratase family protein — protein: MKSLLVTGSSGLIGSEVVTHFSESGWTVHGVDNNMRADFFGPGGDTRWNTQRLKDQFPSFHHHELDIRDRAGVQNLLKELRPDAIVHTAAQPSHDLAASRPFDDFDVNAVGTLNFLEAARLACPESPFVHMSTNKVYGDAPNEIALVELEKRWDYADSTYHDGIRETYRIDQCKHSLFGASKVAADVMVQEYGRYFGMPTCALRGGCLTGPNHSGVELHGFLSYLIRCNLEGKTYRVFGYKGKQVRDNIHSHDVVAFMEHFIAAPRQGEVYNIGGGRANSISILEAFDLIAAISGKPMKYEYVDQNRQGDHICYISNLEKMKAHYPGWDITKDLQTTFQEIYQSWLARTQAS
- a CDS encoding bifunctional class I SAM-dependent methyltransferase/glycosyltransferase family 2 protein, with amino-acid sequence MSDPSTPTTPEIPVLWGMAAIEGMRKRILESAEAHAAERDYHISRNKYFYDLVGKELKTLIGDAGRLLFVRCQTGKLLEFVRADSVHAVEVSPLMAELARQKHPHADIRVMDPEKELPAGPFDTVLIQDTTDMVDIQAMLDHVRAACLPHTRVVIHTYNHLWEPLIGMAEKSRLKTPKVEPNWLSVSDYEGLLRLSGFELLHVSRRVLMPFKVPLLGHLINKFISWMPLIDRLNLCHFIVARPDPQPRPPSEYKISVIIPCKDEKGNIRSAVERMPELGRETEIIFCDDKSTDGTPDEVRRMQAEFPHKNIRLVDGPAISKSRNVWAGFAAATGDILMILDADLTVMPEELPRFVAAIASGKGEFINGSRMVYPMQGQAMKFANMLGNKGFASLFSYLLGSTVRDTLCGTKVLWRKDWEKIRLMIDTWGAEDRWGDYELLFGAAKLNLRIVDLPVHYQERVYGDTKMTRRFKNGLVMLRFCWAAFLKLKLPQI